Below is a window of Chryseobacterium arthrosphaerae DNA.
CCGGGAAGAAACCCTGGCTCTTGTAGAAGGAATTCCTGAAATTGGCCGCAAATCGGTTTTTTATAAAGGGAAGAATCTGGAGGAAATGGATCTTCAGGCCATTATCAACGAACATCCGGAAGTGGTGCTGGTAGATGAGCTGGCCCATACGAATGTAGAAGGATCCAAAAATAAAAAAAGATGGCAGGATGTACTGGAAATTCTGGAGAACGGGATCAACGTGATCAGTGCCATGAATATCCAGCACATTGAAAGCCTGAACGAAGAGGTAAAAAAAATTACCGGAATAGAAGTCGCAGAAAGAGTTCCTGATAAAATTCTGGCACTGGCAGATGAAGTGGTAAATATTGACCTGACAGCCGATGAACTGCTGACCCGTCTGAAAGAGGGTAAAATCTATAAAAAAGAAAAAATCCAGACGGCACTCAGCAATTTTTTCCAAAGCGGACATATTCTGCAGCTTCGTGAGCTGGCTTTAAAGGAAGTCGCCACCCACGTGGAAAGAAAAGTGGAAACTGAAATTAAAACCGGGAATTTTAAACCTATAAAATTCCTGGCCTGCATCAGCAGTAATGAGAAGATTGCCAAAACAATCATCCGGAAAACAGCCAGATTAGCCAGCTATTACAACAGTCCGTGGACGGTTCTCTATATTCAGAAACCCTCCGAGAATCCTGAAAAAATAGCATTGGATAAACAGCGATATTTGATTAATAATTTTAATTTAGCACAGGAATTGGGGGCAAAAGTGGTCCGGATCAAAGAAAATAGTGTCCATAACGGAATTCTTGAGTATGTGATTGCCCATAATATCACAACGGTCTGCATCGGGAAACCTCATGCGAAGTTCTGGCAGCGCCTGCTGGGATACAGCTGGATCTACACCCTGATGAACAGACTGAATGAAAGACAGATAGATATTATTATTTTATCCTAAAAGTAATGAAATCGTAATGATTTGGAAACACAAACCCCGATAAAGATGACGCGATTGCATAGGTCTTTTAAAAAGCAATAAGTATCTTCATATGAAACTTAAAACGAAACTTACCCTGGGTGTAGGCCTGTTATTTCTACTGATTGTTCTGCTTTCAGTGATAGGTTCTGTATACATCAATAAATTAAAATCTGATACTGAAAAGATCCTCACGGCCAATTACAATAGCCTGGAATTTTCCAAAAATATGCTTCTGGCTCTTGATAATATCAGTACAGACAGTACAGTAGCCATTGCTGATTTCCAGAAAAATAACAAACTTCAGGAAAAGAACCTCACAGAATTCGGAGAGAAAGAGGCCACCCAGAACCTGAATCTGCACTTCAACAGCTACCTGAAAGAACCGGGTCCCCATAAAGAAAAACTGATCCGGGAAGATCTGGCCAAAATTATGTCCTTGAATATGAAGGGAATAGAACGTAAAAGCGATATTGCCATCATTACGGCAGAAAATGCCACGTTCTGGATTGTGAGTTTAGGAACTGTATGCTTTCTGATCGCTTTTGTACTGCTTTTCAATCTCCCTCAGACGATTGCGGAGCCTATCAGCCAGCTGACCTTCAGTATCAGGCAGATTGCAGATAAAAATTACAACGAAAGGGTTCATTTTAAAGGAAGTGAAGAATTCAATGGTCTTGCAGAATCATTCAATACAATGGCAGAGAAACTGCAGGAATATGAAAGCAGTACACTTTCAAAACAGCTGATGGATAAAAAACGGATTGAAACCCTGGTCAACAATATGCATGATGCTGTTATTGGTCTTGACGAAAACCATTTTATCTACATGATCAATGATGAAGCACTGAAGATCACGAACCTTCGTAAAGAAGAGATTATAGGTAAAACAGCCCATGAAGTGGCGGTGAATAACGATTTGATGCGTGAGCTGCTGAAAAATATTGATCATCCGGTAAAGGATCCTATTAAGATTGTCCGTGATAATAAGGAAAATTATTTTGAACAGGATATTGTTCCTATTAATATCGTAAAAACAGGCGAGAAGGAGAAGAAAAATATCGGTAAAGTTATTCTTCTGCGTAATATCACTCCGTTTAAAGAACTGGATTTTGCGAAAACCAATTTCATCGCTACCATTTCCCATGAATTGAAAACACCGATTTCTGCCATAAAAATGGGAGTACAGTTACTTGGCAATCAAAAATTCGGGGATCTGAATGAACAGCAGCAGGAATTGCTGAAAAGCATCAACGAAGACGGGCAGCGATTACTGGATATCACCGGAGAACTGCTTAATCTCTCTCAGGTTGAATCCGGAAATATCCGGCTGACCATTGAAAAATGTGCTCCGAAAGAAATTGTACAGACGGCCGTGAAAAATGTTGAAAAGCTTGCCGAGCAGAAAAATATCTCCATCATTACAGAATTCCTTTTGGAGGACAATGACCTTGTAATGGCTGATTTTGACAAAACGGTCTGGGTCATGAATAATTTCCTTACGAATGCCGTGAAACACTCTTTTCAGGATGAAAGTATCCGGATTCTGGTAGAAAAAAAAGAGACCTTTATTCAGTTCAGTATTACGGATACCGGAAGTGGAATTGATGAAAAGTACCATCGCCAGATCTTTGACCGCTACTTTCAGGTTCCGGGAGAGCATCAGAACGGTACGGGGCTTGGCCTGGCTATTTCGAAAAATTTCATTGAGAAACAGAACGGTGAAATTGGAGTAAAGAGTTCCCTGAATCATGGCAGTACTTTTTATTTCAGATTACCGGTGTCATAAAATTGTTAGATTTATCTCAACCTTACAGGTTTTTAAAAACCTGTAAGGTTTATTTATAGAAGACAGAAATACTTTTATCAGATTTTTCATCCTTCAGCTTTTTAAGTTTTATATATTTGAATTCAATAATAAAATAATGATCATGAAGGAGATTCATTTCTATTCCAGTAAAATCAAAAGTCTGATCATGCTTATGGTCTCTGGTATTTTTACCTTTGGACTTTATCATATTGGTTGTAAGAATGAGAAATTTTTTCTGATGGTGATATTAGGTCTCGCCTTTGCACTTTTTTTATTTGGAATTGTGTATTCTTTACTGTTGTTGTTCCGCACAAAACCTTTATTAACCGTTACTGATCAGCAGATTATCGTTTATAATGTATTGAGAAAACCAACGACGGTCAACTTTGAGGATGTTCTTCTTTTTTGTACATCGGATATGAAGCATCACGGCATTAAAACAGCTGCATTTATTCATGTTGTATTAAAACATCCAAAGAAAAATTCCAATCTGTTGAATCGTATTTCTCCCAGGCTGTTCCGGAATTCTGAGAGCCGTGAATTCAGCTTTCAGATCGATATGATCAATGTAAAAACCAAGGTTTTGCTGGAACTATTGCAAAGTAAAATAAGGCCTTATAGTTTGATAAATAAGTAATAACGTCATTAATTAACAGAATCACACAATTAAAAGAAGGCGGTTATAACTGGTAAATGATGTAAATTCGTCTTTATATTTGTTATAAAAATGAAAAGATCATTGTTTTCAAATCATAGATGAATACATTAGAACGATCCATTGAACAGCTTTATGAGATTTTCTCAGGCTATCCGCTTGTCCCCAGGATGAACGGATGCCCGTGCTGTGTTTCGGGAACAGATAAGGAAAAACTTCATATCAGGCCGTTGCGGGATTTGGAAGAGAATGATCTTTTAAGGTATGTATTTAAAGCTTTGACAACCTGGGGAAGTATTGAAGATTTTAAACATTTCCTACCTAGGCTATTTGAAATACTTGCAAAAGGAGGTTTCATTGCTTATTTAGATACGATATTAGGTAAATTAGAGTACGGAAAATTTGTGATGTGGCCGGAAAATGAAAAAGCTGCAGTTAAAACCTTTCTTTGGCAATGGTGGCAGAATCGTTTGGCAACCCAATCTTATTTTGATCATGAAGCCTTTTGCGGTATCTATAAAATAACCGGAGCGCTTGACAGAATATTGGAGTGTTGGGAAACTGATTTTCAGACAAACGGTTTTAGAGTCTTTGTTGATTATATTAATCATTATTACCTTGATATGATTTACGATGGTAAAAATTTCAGGGACTTTAAAAGAGATGATATAAAAAGAATCAATTCATGGATTGCGAAAAATAAAGATAATCTGGAAAAAGGTTTTTTCTATTTTGAAAATAGAGAGACAGAATTTGCAGAGATAATTTCCAATGCATTGTTTACTGTAGAAAAGAACTATAAAAACCTGAAATAAATACTGTAACCAAATGGAAATTTTTATTATTTATACCGTTTCGGTTTTTGGGCTGGCCAATCTGTATTATTTTCAGTTTGCCATGAAAGAGAAAGAGACCTGGAAAAAAACGATGTTAAGGCTAATGGCAGGCTTTTCAGTTCTGATTTTTATGGCTGCGGTTGTTCTATGTATGGCAGATGTAAGAGGGAAGATCGAAGATGCCGGAACATTTTTTATTTTTTTACTTATCGGCAATATCATGATGTCGGTGTACCTGCTTTTACTTTTACTCCTCAACAATGTGGTCAATAATATGATCGTGTTTGTTAAAAGCTATGGAACCTATACATTTATATTTTCCTTACTCACTTTTTTCGGATTGCCTCTGATCACTTTTATTTTGTATGGAGCTGCAGGCCTTCTTTTTGGTTTGGAATAAAAAAAAGACTGCATAACGTTATGCAGCCTTTTTATAAATGGTCTGAAAGATTATTCTTTAATGAATTTCTGTACAGAGACTTTATCTTTTAAAAATAATTTAATCCAATAATTTCCTTTGGACAGACTGGAAACATCTACCGTATTGTTTTTCGTTCCCATAGAATTTATAATTCTTCCGGCTGTATCATAAATTTCAGCTTTGATTACTTCATCAGAAGATTTGATATACAGGATATCTTTTACCGGATTAGGATGAATACCTATTGTATTCTTATCATTTTTGATTTCAGAAGTTGCCAATGTACCTGCCACTGAGGTCGTATAAGTATTGGTAATAATCGGAGCATTGTAATCAAAATAGATTCTGGCCGTATTGCTGAAACTGTCGCCGGTATTCAGAGTAGATTTTGTCTTAATCTTAAATGAAAGATAACCGTCATTATGGGCGTCATCAAAAGGTAACTGAATATTTTCGAAAATGAATTCTAAAATATTAGGATCGATTACCCTTGTCACAAAGTTATGGCTTCCATGCAGCGGAACTAAACTTGAAATATCAAATTTCGAGGTATCAATTGCATCCTTTACTACGATATTTCTGGCATTGGCCGTTCCCGTATTTTCAAACCGGATCAGGTAGTGAACATAGTCTCCAACCTGGGTTTGGGTAATAGAAGTGCCTTCCAGACACGTCTTGTCATTCGGATCAAAAGAGTTTACAACCGTTTGATTTAATGTAAAATTATTATCAGCAGGTGTTTCATCAGTCGCTCCATTA
It encodes the following:
- a CDS encoding histidine kinase, which gives rise to MSSAKDFLELIQKSRKGKFKIYIGMSAGVGKTFRMLQEAHSLLRNGIDVKIGYIETHGREETLALVEGIPEIGRKSVFYKGKNLEEMDLQAIINEHPEVVLVDELAHTNVEGSKNKKRWQDVLEILENGINVISAMNIQHIESLNEEVKKITGIEVAERVPDKILALADEVVNIDLTADELLTRLKEGKIYKKEKIQTALSNFFQSGHILQLRELALKEVATHVERKVETEIKTGNFKPIKFLACISSNEKIAKTIIRKTARLASYYNSPWTVLYIQKPSENPEKIALDKQRYLINNFNLAQELGAKVVRIKENSVHNGILEYVIAHNITTVCIGKPHAKFWQRLLGYSWIYTLMNRLNERQIDIIILS
- a CDS encoding HAMP domain-containing sensor histidine kinase, with protein sequence MKLKTKLTLGVGLLFLLIVLLSVIGSVYINKLKSDTEKILTANYNSLEFSKNMLLALDNISTDSTVAIADFQKNNKLQEKNLTEFGEKEATQNLNLHFNSYLKEPGPHKEKLIREDLAKIMSLNMKGIERKSDIAIITAENATFWIVSLGTVCFLIAFVLLFNLPQTIAEPISQLTFSIRQIADKNYNERVHFKGSEEFNGLAESFNTMAEKLQEYESSTLSKQLMDKKRIETLVNNMHDAVIGLDENHFIYMINDEALKITNLRKEEIIGKTAHEVAVNNDLMRELLKNIDHPVKDPIKIVRDNKENYFEQDIVPINIVKTGEKEKKNIGKVILLRNITPFKELDFAKTNFIATISHELKTPISAIKMGVQLLGNQKFGDLNEQQQELLKSINEDGQRLLDITGELLNLSQVESGNIRLTIEKCAPKEIVQTAVKNVEKLAEQKNISIITEFLLEDNDLVMADFDKTVWVMNNFLTNAVKHSFQDESIRILVEKKETFIQFSITDTGSGIDEKYHRQIFDRYFQVPGEHQNGTGLGLAISKNFIEKQNGEIGVKSSLNHGSTFYFRLPVS
- a CDS encoding STM3941 family protein → MKEIHFYSSKIKSLIMLMVSGIFTFGLYHIGCKNEKFFLMVILGLAFALFLFGIVYSLLLLFRTKPLLTVTDQQIIVYNVLRKPTTVNFEDVLLFCTSDMKHHGIKTAAFIHVVLKHPKKNSNLLNRISPRLFRNSESREFSFQIDMINVKTKVLLELLQSKIRPYSLINK